Proteins from one Rosa chinensis cultivar Old Blush chromosome 7, RchiOBHm-V2, whole genome shotgun sequence genomic window:
- the LOC112176826 gene encoding cinnamoyl-CoA reductase 1 yields MVDAYETVCVTGAGGFAASWIVKLLLSNNYVVHGTVRQPGDSKYDHLNKLERSPENLKLFKADLLDYESLRLAISGCSGVFHVASPVPFPTAITDPEAEVLKPAVEGTLNVLKACVEAKVKRVVVVSSIAAVVKNPNWPKDQVKDERCWSDPEYVRSTKNWYYLSKTQAEAAALEFGRSSGLDVVTVCPSLIMGPLLQSTLNTSSWLLPMGFKGGFEKVGYNYWTVVDARDLADALLLVYKKSEAGERYICTAHAIGVEEVVEKYLKISHPNYNYSPELTHTKEEEEKLSSEKLERLGWSYRPLGETLIDSIESYQKIRVMD; encoded by the exons ATGGTGGATGCGTATGAAACAGTATGTGTAACTGGAGCCGGAGGGTTTGCTGCCTCCTGGATTGTCAAGCTTCTACTCTCCAACAACTATGTCGTCCATGGAACCGTCAGACAACCAG GGGATAGCAAGTATGATCACTTGAACAAGCTGGAGAGATCACCGGAGAACCTGAAGCTGTTCAAGGCAGATTTGCTGGATTATGAGTCTCTGAGATTGGCGATTTCAGGATGCAGTGGAGTGTTCCACGTGGCCAGTCCTGTACCTTTTCCAACTGCCATAACAGACCCCGAAGCAGAAGTACTTAAACCAGCTGTGGAGGGAACCCTTAATGTATTGAAAGCTTGCGTAGAGGCCAAAGTGAAGAGAGTTGTTGTTGTGTCGTCTATAGCTGCTGTTGTAAAGAACCCGAATTGGCCCAAGGATCAAGTGAAAGACGAGAGATGTTGGTCTGATCCGGAATATGTTAGGTCCACTAAGAATTGGTATTATCTTTCCAAAACACAAGCAGAAGCTGCAGCCTTGGAGTTTGGAAGAAGCAGTGGACTTGATGTTGTAACTGTTTGTCCTTCTCTTATCATGGGGCCACTGTTGCAATCCACTCTGAATACTAGTAGCTGGCTCCTGCCTATGGGATTCAAAG GCGGGTTTGAGAAGGTGGGCTACAATTACTGGACGGTGGTGGATGCTCGTGATTTAGCTGATGCACTGCTTCTTGTATACAAGAAATCTGAGGCTGGAGAAAGATACATATGCACAGCACATGCAATTGGGGTAGAAGAAGTAGTGGAGAAGTACTTGAAGATTTCACATCCCAACTACAACTATTCTCCCGA GCTTACGCATactaaggaagaagaggagaagcTGAGTTCGGAAAAATTGGAGAGGTTGGGTTGGAGTTACCGGCCATTGGGGGAAACTCTTATTGATTCCATTGAAAGCTACCAGAAGATTAGAGTCATGGATTAG